Proteins from a genomic interval of Parvivirga hydrogeniphila:
- a CDS encoding RNA polymerase sigma factor has protein sequence MNVERLIQKAQQGDARAFARLYDAYFERIFGFVRTRVSDLEDAKDLTATVFMRAWEALPSYDLRGVPFAAWLFRIARNAIIDEYRRTARGPQQVWEDDAQAVADPVSVEETVIAQCDAETVRRALEALTDEQAAVIVLRFLWDMPIAEVAEALGKSEGAVKAMQHRAVRMLAKHLAEQVDDEA, from the coding sequence ATGAACGTTGAGAGGCTCATCCAGAAGGCCCAACAGGGAGATGCTCGAGCGTTCGCGCGTCTGTACGATGCCTACTTCGAGCGCATCTTCGGATTCGTGCGCACTCGCGTGAGCGACCTCGAGGACGCGAAGGACCTGACCGCGACCGTGTTCATGCGGGCGTGGGAGGCGCTCCCGTCGTACGACCTGCGCGGCGTGCCGTTCGCTGCGTGGCTCTTCCGCATCGCGCGCAACGCGATCATCGACGAATACCGGCGGACGGCCCGTGGGCCGCAGCAGGTATGGGAGGACGACGCTCAGGCAGTCGCGGACCCTGTGAGCGTGGAAGAGACGGTCATCGCGCAGTGCGACGCGGAGACCGTGAGGCGAGCGCTAGAGGCGCTCACGGACGAGCAGGCGGCGGTGATCGTGCTGCGGTTCCTTTGGGACATGCCGATCGCAGAGGTCGCCGAAGCGCTCGGCAAGAGCGAGGGCGCGGTCAAAGCGATGCAACACAGGGCCGTTCGGATGTTGGCGAAGCACCTGGCGGAGCAGGTCGATGACGAAGCGTGA
- a CDS encoding ATP-binding protein, producing the protein MRTYSVDAAVCDRSPACPARRVCPKGAIVPRPGGPYPGYNGYTVDASRCSGCGICARVCPTGAVAPA; encoded by the coding sequence ATGCGAACGTACTCTGTGGATGCTGCCGTATGTGACCGCTCGCCCGCGTGCCCAGCACGGAGGGTCTGCCCGAAAGGCGCGATCGTCCCGCGCCCTGGTGGGCCGTACCCTGGGTATAACGGCTATACTGTTGACGCCAGCCGCTGCTCCGGCTGCGGCATCTGTGCCCGCGTATGTCCGACAGGCGCCGTAGCGCCGGCGTGA
- a CDS encoding DUF2085 domain-containing protein, whose product MLEQFFHLLGYGLCHQLPERSLFAGGWQLPVCARDTGIYVGFALSLAAIAVLERRRRATDLPPAWALVLGAVGVSAMVLDGVTSYAGLRGTTNLLRLATGLAAGWALPLVVVPMLNGQMWSSASRGRLLDGPRALIWLAAGIVAYPFLLFAMPALGVVYPLAVSAAIIVTLVAVNLVFVTLLPRFERAAAGISQAVPQIALALALAVAEIALAGALRAVLEGGVLRVL is encoded by the coding sequence ATGCTCGAGCAGTTCTTCCATCTTCTCGGATACGGGCTGTGCCATCAGCTGCCAGAACGGTCTCTGTTCGCCGGAGGCTGGCAGCTTCCCGTATGCGCCCGAGACACGGGGATCTACGTGGGCTTCGCGCTCTCGCTTGCCGCTATCGCTGTCCTGGAGCGCCGGAGACGCGCCACGGACCTGCCGCCCGCGTGGGCGTTGGTTCTCGGCGCCGTCGGCGTGTCAGCGATGGTCCTCGACGGTGTGACCTCGTACGCTGGCCTTCGCGGTACGACGAACCTGCTCAGGCTCGCCACCGGGCTTGCTGCAGGATGGGCGCTCCCGCTCGTGGTGGTGCCGATGCTGAACGGGCAGATGTGGTCGTCGGCGTCGCGCGGCCGGCTCTTGGACGGGCCGAGGGCGCTCATCTGGCTGGCTGCGGGAATCGTCGCGTACCCGTTCCTGCTGTTCGCGATGCCGGCGCTCGGCGTGGTCTACCCGCTCGCAGTCAGCGCAGCGATCATCGTGACGCTCGTCGCGGTCAACCTCGTGTTCGTCACGCTGCTGCCACGATTCGAGCGCGCGGCGGCAGGCATCTCGCAGGCCGTGCCGCAGATCGCGCTCGCTCTGGCGCTCGCTGTCGCAGAGATAGCTCTTGCTGGCGCATTGCGAGCGGTCCTCGAAGGCGGCGTTCTGCGCGTGTTGTGA
- a CDS encoding methyl-accepting chemotaxis protein, producing MSKSVQRQELVTFLIAGVVVGLVFPPFALLFVAPKSSLALVLFVVACVAAGLALGVACWYWSIRLSERPFRDVLDKASKTLGVSIHDAKGLDGLAAETDRVFSNLSALLDQIRGMTTNIRALTAQILAATEEQASGAAEQAAAVTETSATVEELAQTSSQIAENSAAVVRVAERTLASAEEGLQAVHDTAEGIEEIRLTTQQSSDRILALGERSQEIGRVLSIIDEIAEQTKILALNAAIEAARAGEAGKGFSVVAEEIRKLAESVTESTQEIGRVVREIQASTSALIMQTEKAANKVNEGKRLAESTQDALERIVSQVEETTDAAKQISIATQQQRSASDQVVLSMKEVAAVSQQAAEASRQVAAAINELNRLVDAMAVK from the coding sequence ATGAGCAAGAGCGTGCAAAGACAGGAGCTCGTCACGTTCCTGATCGCAGGAGTCGTCGTCGGGCTCGTCTTCCCTCCGTTCGCGTTGCTGTTCGTCGCCCCGAAGAGCTCGCTGGCCTTGGTGCTGTTCGTGGTCGCGTGCGTGGCGGCGGGGCTCGCCCTTGGAGTGGCGTGCTGGTACTGGTCCATCCGGCTCTCAGAGCGGCCGTTCCGCGACGTGCTCGACAAGGCGAGCAAGACGCTGGGCGTATCGATCCACGATGCCAAGGGGCTTGACGGGCTCGCCGCCGAGACCGACCGCGTGTTCTCGAACCTCTCCGCGCTCCTCGATCAGATCCGCGGGATGACCACGAACATCCGCGCGCTCACCGCGCAGATCCTTGCCGCGACCGAGGAGCAAGCGAGCGGCGCTGCCGAACAGGCCGCCGCGGTCACCGAGACCTCGGCGACCGTCGAGGAGCTCGCGCAGACCTCGAGCCAGATCGCCGAGAATTCAGCGGCCGTCGTCCGTGTCGCCGAGCGGACGCTCGCAAGCGCCGAAGAGGGGCTCCAGGCGGTGCACGATACCGCCGAAGGCATCGAGGAGATCCGCCTCACGACGCAGCAGTCATCAGACCGCATCCTGGCGTTGGGAGAGCGCAGCCAGGAGATCGGCCGCGTTCTCAGCATCATCGACGAGATCGCTGAGCAGACCAAGATCCTCGCGCTCAACGCCGCGATCGAAGCGGCGCGTGCCGGGGAAGCAGGCAAGGGCTTCTCCGTCGTCGCTGAGGAGATCCGCAAGCTGGCCGAGTCCGTGACCGAGTCCACGCAAGAGATCGGGCGCGTGGTGCGCGAGATCCAAGCGTCGACCTCAGCGCTCATCATGCAGACGGAGAAGGCGGCCAACAAAGTGAATGAGGGCAAGCGGCTGGCCGAGAGCACGCAAGACGCCCTGGAGCGCATCGTGTCTCAGGTCGAGGAAACGACCGACGCAGCCAAGCAGATCTCGATCGCCACGCAGCAGCAACGCAGCGCTTCCGACCAGGTCGTGCTGTCGATGAAGGAAGTGGCGGCCGTGTCGCAGCAGGCTGCCGAAGCGTCTCGGCAGGTGGCCGCCGCGATCAACGAGCTGAATCGGCTGGTCGACGCGATGGCTGTGAAGTGA
- a CDS encoding DMT family transporter, translating into MSRRLALVAVIVSAACFGTLGVLASLAYRQGMQPLPLLAWRFALVSVLMGAYQALKDPAALIAGAKDWWRYAALSITGYGAASVCYFFALKHASASIVAVLLYTYPAIVAALSAAFLHERLTGARVGAIALTVAGCAFVVQAFSPGARAEVAGIVLGLGAGLGYAVFNVLSYRWLPGRSRLVLMTYTFAVSAVAIGALCVLTGTDLSPAGWSPAAWGLLAAIVAVPTVAAVLLYLGGIRRLGASQAAIVSTTEPLFTIAFAAAVLGERLTASQAIGAALVLAGVALAEMRGSGAPPDELASV; encoded by the coding sequence GTGAGCCGGCGCCTTGCGCTTGTCGCAGTCATCGTCTCGGCTGCGTGCTTCGGGACGTTGGGTGTGCTGGCATCGCTCGCGTATCGGCAGGGCATGCAGCCTCTTCCGCTGTTGGCGTGGCGGTTCGCGCTCGTGTCGGTGCTGATGGGCGCGTATCAGGCGCTCAAGGACCCAGCAGCGCTGATCGCGGGAGCGAAAGACTGGTGGCGGTACGCTGCACTTTCCATCACGGGGTACGGCGCTGCCTCGGTGTGCTACTTCTTCGCGCTCAAGCACGCGAGCGCGTCGATCGTGGCCGTGCTCCTGTACACGTACCCCGCGATCGTCGCCGCTCTCAGCGCAGCGTTCCTGCACGAGCGTCTGACAGGTGCCCGCGTCGGCGCAATCGCGCTCACCGTCGCGGGATGCGCCTTCGTGGTGCAGGCGTTCTCGCCTGGCGCACGCGCCGAGGTGGCCGGAATCGTGCTGGGGCTGGGAGCCGGGCTCGGGTACGCGGTGTTCAACGTGCTGTCGTACCGCTGGCTGCCAGGACGGTCGCGTCTGGTGCTGATGACCTACACGTTCGCCGTGTCCGCCGTGGCCATCGGTGCGCTGTGCGTGCTCACGGGCACCGACCTGTCTCCTGCTGGCTGGAGCCCCGCTGCGTGGGGGCTTCTTGCGGCCATCGTCGCCGTCCCGACGGTGGCAGCGGTCCTGCTGTACCTCGGGGGCATCCGGCGCCTCGGCGCATCTCAGGCGGCCATCGTGTCGACCACAGAGCCCCTGTTCACCATCGCGTTCGCCGCAGCGGTGCTCGGGGAGCGCTTGACGGCGTCGCAGGCCATCGGCGCAGCGCTCGTCCTGGCCGGCGTAGCGCTTGCCGAGATGCGGGGGAGCGGCGCTCCTCCGGACGAGCTCGCGTCGGTGTGA
- a CDS encoding transglycosylase domain-containing protein, translated as MRVSSLERILKVAAAILAVLVVTFIATGAYLYALSKSLPDLSASSAAFRPAQTTVVYASDGTVLAEWHAEQDRTVVSLEQVPKHLQDAVVAIEDERFYEHEGVDFRGIARALRANASSGEVEQGGSTITQQVVKLLFTDGKRTLNRKVKEALLAYQLEARTSKQKVLETYLNLVYFGEGAYGVESAAKRYFGKHVGDVDLAEAALLAGIIASPGRYDPVAHPDAARERRDRVLDRMRDLGYISEEQRAEAAAADVRLAPRPDDSKQLAPYFVEHVKQQLIERLGSRTVFEGGLRVYTTLDPRVQRYAEDAARALLPDPQDPEVALVCIDHRTGDVLAMVGGRDFSTEQFNLAVQGRRQPGSAFKPFVLVTALEQGVKPSDVFDARPYVTRVKDGIWRVQNYENEKTAPSMTLAAATTWSVNAVYARLVMRVGAENVVKTAQAMGITTKLDPNPAIALGGLTTGVSPYEMAGAYSTLASGGIRREPVSISRVTDSTGNLVFAPVREPKRVLPASTAKTAAAMLHDVVEKGTGQAAKLPVWAAGKTGTTQAYRDAWFVGWADGLSTAVWVGYREGQVPMTDVHGIKVTGGSYPARIWQQFMSRAIAVRRQPQPSSDSTGSAPGALVRVRICTQSMLLANDRCPDVVEIYLDPAIAPTAVCTEH; from the coding sequence GTGCGCGTATCGTCGTTGGAGCGGATCTTGAAGGTCGCTGCGGCGATCTTGGCCGTGCTCGTCGTCACGTTCATAGCGACGGGCGCGTACCTGTACGCCCTCTCGAAGTCGCTGCCCGATCTGAGCGCGTCGAGCGCCGCCTTCCGGCCCGCGCAGACCACGGTCGTGTACGCGTCGGACGGAACCGTGCTCGCCGAGTGGCACGCTGAGCAGGACCGCACCGTCGTGTCTCTCGAGCAGGTCCCGAAGCACCTCCAAGACGCCGTGGTGGCGATCGAGGACGAGCGCTTCTATGAGCACGAAGGCGTCGACTTCAGAGGGATCGCCAGAGCGCTTCGTGCGAACGCCAGCTCAGGGGAGGTGGAGCAGGGCGGCAGCACCATCACGCAGCAGGTCGTCAAGCTGCTGTTCACGGACGGCAAGCGCACCCTCAACCGCAAGGTCAAAGAGGCGTTGCTCGCGTACCAGCTCGAAGCGCGGACGAGCAAGCAGAAGGTGCTCGAGACCTACCTGAACCTCGTGTACTTCGGCGAGGGCGCCTACGGCGTGGAGAGCGCGGCGAAACGGTATTTCGGCAAGCACGTGGGAGACGTCGATCTCGCAGAGGCCGCGCTCCTGGCCGGCATCATCGCCTCGCCCGGCCGGTACGACCCCGTCGCGCATCCGGACGCCGCGCGCGAGCGGCGCGATCGCGTGCTCGACCGCATGCGTGATCTCGGGTACATCTCGGAGGAGCAGCGAGCCGAAGCCGCTGCCGCCGACGTTCGGCTCGCGCCCCGCCCCGATGACTCGAAGCAGCTCGCGCCGTACTTCGTCGAGCACGTCAAGCAGCAGCTCATCGAGCGGCTGGGGTCGCGCACCGTGTTCGAGGGCGGTCTTCGCGTCTACACGACCCTCGATCCCCGTGTGCAGCGGTATGCCGAAGATGCTGCGCGGGCCCTGCTTCCCGACCCGCAGGATCCCGAGGTGGCGCTCGTCTGCATCGACCACCGCACCGGGGATGTGCTCGCGATGGTGGGCGGGCGGGACTTCTCCACGGAGCAGTTCAACCTCGCCGTGCAGGGCAGACGTCAGCCGGGCTCGGCGTTCAAACCATTCGTGCTCGTGACCGCGCTCGAGCAGGGCGTGAAGCCGAGCGACGTGTTCGATGCGCGGCCGTACGTCACCCGGGTCAAAGATGGCATCTGGCGCGTGCAGAACTACGAGAACGAAAAGACGGCTCCGTCGATGACGCTTGCCGCAGCGACGACGTGGTCCGTGAATGCGGTGTACGCGCGTCTCGTCATGAGGGTCGGGGCCGAGAACGTCGTCAAGACGGCCCAGGCCATGGGTATCACCACGAAGCTCGATCCCAATCCGGCCATCGCGCTCGGCGGACTGACCACGGGCGTCTCCCCATACGAGATGGCCGGCGCGTACAGCACGCTTGCTTCGGGCGGGATACGACGCGAGCCGGTCAGCATCAGCCGCGTCACTGACAGCACCGGCAATCTCGTGTTCGCGCCGGTGCGCGAGCCCAAGCGGGTGCTTCCGGCCTCGACGGCCAAGACGGCCGCCGCCATGCTCCACGATGTCGTCGAGAAGGGCACCGGCCAAGCAGCCAAGCTCCCGGTGTGGGCGGCCGGCAAGACCGGGACCACCCAGGCCTACCGGGACGCCTGGTTCGTCGGCTGGGCAGACGGGCTGAGCACGGCCGTGTGGGTGGGATACCGAGAAGGTCAGGTGCCGATGACGGACGTCCACGGCATCAAGGTCACCGGCGGGAGCTATCCTGCGCGCATCTGGCAGCAGTTCATGAGCCGAGCGATCGCCGTCCGGCGACAGCCGCAACCATCGAGCGACAGTACGGGGTCGGCTCCGGGCGCTCTCGTCCGCGTCCGCATCTGCACGCAGTCGATGCTCCTTGCGAACGACAGGTGCCCGGACGTCGTCGAGATCTACCTCGATCCGGCGATCGCCCCGACCGCCGTGTGCACGGAGCACTAG
- a CDS encoding DnaJ domain-containing protein, translating into MRDYYAVLQVSPDADPEVIEKAYRVLARKRHPDARAGDRRAHEMMVELNEAYAVLRDPAKRAAYDARRAQARAIPEALRVFWDSGLIGLYRRYAR; encoded by the coding sequence ATGCGAGACTACTACGCGGTGCTGCAGGTCTCACCCGACGCGGATCCCGAAGTCATCGAGAAAGCGTACCGGGTGCTGGCTCGCAAACGGCATCCAGACGCCCGCGCTGGCGACCGACGAGCGCACGAGATGATGGTGGAGCTGAACGAGGCGTACGCGGTCCTGCGCGACCCGGCGAAGCGGGCCGCCTACGATGCACGCCGCGCGCAGGCGCGAGCGATCCCAGAAGCGCTTCGGGTGTTTTGGGACTCAGGCCTCATCGGACTGTACCGGCGGTACGCGCGGTAG
- a CDS encoding VanZ family protein, giving the protein MPLSRGVARWVPSAAWMTVIFWLSSRPGSDVPSGIAPYAHFVAYAVLGVLLLHGLSHPSRWIPAAALASLYGVTDEFHQAFVPGRTPDPMDWAIDTLGALVGAALLAWWLARNGEGAP; this is encoded by the coding sequence ATGCCCCTCTCCCGTGGCGTCGCCCGCTGGGTCCCCTCCGCAGCGTGGATGACCGTGATCTTCTGGCTATCGTCGCGCCCGGGTTCGGACGTCCCTAGCGGCATCGCCCCGTACGCGCACTTCGTCGCGTACGCGGTGCTCGGCGTGCTGCTGTTGCACGGTCTGTCACACCCATCGCGGTGGATCCCCGCTGCGGCCTTGGCTTCCCTGTACGGCGTCACAGACGAGTTCCACCAGGCGTTCGTGCCCGGCAGGACGCCCGACCCGATGGACTGGGCGATCGACACCCTCGGCGCGCTCGTAGGCGCGGCGTTGCTGGCGTGGTGGCTCGCCCGCAACGGAGAAGGCGCCCCGTAG
- a CDS encoding DUF1462 family protein, with translation MTEIVSSEVRTRFGDSARVVYLDTTRPEVQAEHGEMIAAIKENGWIYPVTVIDGEPMYEGAVSYPGILRAIQAKLEQAS, from the coding sequence ATCACCGAGATCGTCAGCTCCGAGGTCCGCACGCGCTTTGGAGACAGCGCGCGCGTCGTCTACCTCGACACCACGCGCCCTGAGGTCCAGGCCGAGCACGGCGAGATGATCGCCGCGATCAAGGAGAACGGCTGGATCTATCCCGTGACCGTCATCGACGGCGAGCCTATGTACGAAGGCGCCGTGTCGTATCCGGGCATCTTGCGCGCCATCCAGGCCAAGCTCGAGCAGGCCTCGTGA
- a CDS encoding DUF6812 domain-containing protein, with product MVYTKKDTIRVMIITKDHRIEGDMYVLEGSRLTDSLNAKGKDFYAITDARIFNLADGALLAAPEFVAVARDAITAIFPVDEGAPPSV from the coding sequence ATGGTCTACACCAAGAAAGACACGATCCGCGTGATGATCATCACCAAGGATCACCGCATCGAGGGCGACATGTACGTGTTGGAGGGAAGCCGGCTCACCGACTCGCTCAATGCGAAGGGCAAGGACTTCTACGCCATCACTGACGCACGCATCTTCAATCTCGCTGACGGTGCGCTTCTGGCCGCTCCGGAGTTCGTGGCCGTTGCGCGGGACGCAATCACCGCCATCTTCCCGGTGGACGAAGGCGCGCCTCCGTCTGTCTGA
- a CDS encoding B12-binding domain-containing radical SAM protein, with product MVESVPVTAARRRIIVVEWGHRMGFRPTIRRIALVTPPYHSGVVETAGSWPNAAFVYLAGALRAAGFDPVIYDAMTANHDMAEIASELERIRPDMVVTTAYTSSYPKAADLLRLAKQTLPEVVTGVGGVHAHFMYEEILTRDADAVDIVFRGEGERTLPETVECLNAGDDLAKVKGIAFRDESGVVVTPVRPFVADLDSLPTAWDLVDWSLYQFYPMPDTKLAIISTSRGCDQACTFCSQQAFWCRTWRARSAENVVAEIEMLRDRFGVGVVMFSDETPTLDPHRWRRLLDLLIEREVDSHLLMETRVDDVLRDRAIMPLYRAAGIRHIYVGVERTDQASLDLFKKNTKVSMGKEAIDLINSHDMISETSFVLGLPDDTKETIRATFDLAQHYDPDLGFFLTISPWPYADMYEDLKPYIVSYDYEDYNLVAPVVKPKAMTTDELMKEIIDCYRRFYMGKLKRIPSMSPFKRDYFLVTMKLLMENSYLKQYMGGLGKMPAEVAALVSGLKTSASSRS from the coding sequence ATGGTAGAATCCGTTCCGGTGACGGCCGCACGTCGCCGCATCATCGTCGTCGAATGGGGACACCGCATGGGCTTCCGTCCAACGATACGTCGCATCGCCTTGGTCACGCCACCGTACCACAGCGGGGTGGTCGAGACAGCGGGTTCATGGCCGAACGCGGCATTCGTGTACCTGGCCGGGGCGCTGAGGGCCGCTGGCTTCGATCCGGTCATCTACGACGCCATGACCGCGAACCATGACATGGCCGAGATCGCCTCGGAGCTCGAGCGCATCCGACCCGACATGGTCGTGACGACCGCGTACACCTCCTCGTACCCGAAAGCCGCCGATCTGCTCAGGCTCGCGAAGCAGACGCTCCCGGAGGTCGTGACCGGCGTCGGCGGCGTCCACGCGCACTTCATGTACGAGGAGATCCTCACACGGGACGCGGACGCAGTCGACATCGTCTTCCGCGGGGAGGGCGAGCGCACTCTGCCAGAGACGGTCGAGTGCCTGAACGCTGGCGACGACCTCGCCAAGGTCAAGGGCATCGCGTTCCGCGATGAAAGCGGCGTCGTCGTGACGCCCGTCCGGCCGTTCGTCGCCGACCTTGATTCCCTGCCGACCGCCTGGGATTTGGTGGACTGGAGCCTGTACCAGTTCTATCCGATGCCGGACACGAAGCTTGCCATCATCTCGACCTCGCGAGGCTGCGACCAGGCCTGCACGTTCTGCAGCCAGCAGGCGTTCTGGTGCCGTACGTGGCGCGCTCGGTCCGCTGAGAACGTCGTGGCCGAGATCGAGATGCTGCGCGACCGGTTCGGCGTCGGCGTCGTGATGTTCTCCGACGAGACGCCGACGCTCGACCCGCACAGGTGGCGCCGCCTGCTCGATCTGCTCATCGAACGGGAGGTCGATTCGCACCTGCTCATGGAGACGCGCGTCGACGACGTGTTGCGGGACCGCGCGATCATGCCGCTGTACCGCGCCGCTGGCATCCGCCACATCTACGTGGGGGTGGAGCGCACCGATCAGGCTTCCCTCGACCTGTTCAAGAAGAACACGAAGGTGTCCATGGGCAAGGAAGCCATCGACCTCATCAATAGCCACGACATGATCTCGGAGACCTCGTTCGTGTTAGGGCTCCCGGACGACACAAAAGAGACGATCCGGGCGACGTTCGACCTCGCGCAGCACTACGACCCGGATCTCGGGTTCTTCTTGACGATCTCGCCGTGGCCGTACGCGGACATGTACGAGGACCTGAAGCCGTACATCGTGAGCTACGACTACGAGGACTACAACCTCGTGGCGCCGGTCGTCAAGCCGAAGGCGATGACCACCGACGAGCTCATGAAGGAGATCATCGACTGCTACCGGCGGTTCTACATGGGCAAGCTCAAGCGCATCCCGAGCATGTCGCCTTTCAAGCGCGACTACTTCCTCGTCACCATGAAGCTGCTGATGGAGAACTCGTACCTGAAGCAGTACATGGGCGGCCTCGGGAAGATGCCTGCAGAGGTCGCTGCGCTCGTCTCCGGCCTCAAGACGTCCGCATCGAGCAGGTCGTAG
- a CDS encoding NapC/NirT family cytochrome c, with the protein MAKISLAGFKDPVRRPRYIVWTGVVVLALAAFIIIAFGATSTYWFCANVCHKVQDDAIEAYNRSSHRMVSCMSCHEPVNADPITFTLKKAKALGELVLTVTNKFELPLNAESHLAMDTEEMGSRQCTQCHDLKTRKVTPSAGIKIDHDAHEAKDIHCTACHNRVAHNESGDWEPSLIDPQTKKKSVKHQNFMTMTACFRCHTLTSEPPAGGIKAPGTCSACHPADFDLKPPSHKEKGFYPEGHAKLAMAKVDRSTGKPVANESGSEAEEATEGAAAEKEGEAAEGEGLHLVAVDQVDYCATCHVKATFCMGCHGMEMPHPAEFKEKTHPQVAKTKMDKCDMCHQVKKTNYRFCNECHHGTKVNWKYDPKVAWQTQHAKAVSTNGVSACLGACHDQKFCVECHTKLKPLPTSHKDPKWLHDKLTVTKYGSAAAQPSGKHALAALKAIDSCDVCHGPGGTNAKFCKGCHGMEMPHPDTFKKNHVSGRKTPQLCANCHTFKEVCSDCHHVDAVNGVPWQKQHPKAVAAKGTAPCFEKCHENKQFCVDCHTKLKALPASHKASDWTRNLALGKSAKHSAAYKAQPDSCEYCHGTGGTESTFCRNCHKLPMPHPANFKDTHKADFQAKKLTKPVCTNCHSQYFCDNCHHKGAVANQAWRTYHPNIVKKNGAEPCFECHKPTYCSYCHVRLIH; encoded by the coding sequence ATGGCGAAGATCTCTTTGGCCGGGTTCAAAGATCCGGTCCGACGGCCGCGGTACATCGTCTGGACAGGGGTCGTCGTCCTGGCGCTTGCGGCGTTCATCATCATCGCGTTCGGCGCGACGTCGACCTATTGGTTCTGCGCCAACGTGTGCCACAAGGTCCAGGACGATGCGATCGAAGCCTACAACCGGTCGTCACACCGCATGGTCTCGTGCATGTCGTGCCATGAGCCGGTCAATGCGGATCCCATCACGTTCACGCTGAAGAAGGCCAAGGCGCTCGGCGAGCTCGTCCTGACCGTGACGAACAAGTTCGAGCTCCCGCTGAACGCCGAAAGCCACCTGGCGATGGACACCGAGGAGATGGGCTCGCGCCAGTGCACTCAGTGCCATGATCTGAAGACTCGCAAGGTGACGCCAAGCGCCGGCATCAAGATCGACCACGATGCGCACGAGGCGAAGGACATCCACTGCACGGCGTGCCACAACCGCGTCGCGCACAACGAGAGCGGAGACTGGGAGCCTTCGCTCATCGACCCGCAGACGAAGAAGAAGAGCGTGAAGCACCAGAACTTCATGACGATGACTGCGTGCTTCCGCTGCCACACGCTCACATCTGAGCCGCCTGCTGGCGGCATCAAGGCGCCGGGCACGTGCTCTGCGTGCCACCCCGCCGACTTCGATCTGAAACCGCCGTCGCACAAAGAGAAGGGCTTCTATCCCGAGGGCCATGCGAAGCTTGCGATGGCGAAGGTCGATCGTTCGACGGGCAAGCCTGTGGCGAATGAGAGCGGCTCCGAGGCCGAGGAGGCGACGGAGGGCGCGGCAGCGGAGAAAGAAGGCGAAGCCGCCGAAGGCGAGGGCCTGCATCTCGTCGCCGTGGACCAGGTCGACTACTGCGCGACTTGCCACGTGAAGGCGACCTTCTGCATGGGCTGCCACGGCATGGAGATGCCGCACCCCGCGGAGTTCAAGGAGAAGACGCACCCGCAAGTCGCGAAGACCAAGATGGACAAGTGCGACATGTGCCATCAGGTCAAGAAGACGAACTACCGGTTCTGCAACGAGTGCCACCACGGCACGAAGGTCAACTGGAAGTACGACCCGAAGGTCGCGTGGCAGACCCAGCACGCCAAGGCGGTCAGCACCAACGGCGTGAGCGCCTGCCTCGGCGCGTGCCACGACCAGAAGTTCTGCGTCGAGTGCCACACCAAGCTCAAGCCGCTGCCCACCTCGCACAAGGATCCGAAGTGGCTGCACGACAAGCTCACCGTCACCAAGTACGGTTCGGCGGCCGCGCAGCCGTCGGGCAAGCATGCGCTGGCAGCGCTCAAGGCGATCGACAGCTGCGACGTATGCCACGGCCCAGGCGGCACCAACGCGAAGTTCTGCAAGGGCTGCCACGGCATGGAGATGCCGCACCCGGACACCTTCAAGAAGAACCACGTGTCCGGTCGCAAGACGCCGCAGCTGTGCGCGAATTGCCACACCTTCAAGGAGGTGTGCTCGGACTGCCACCACGTGGACGCGGTCAACGGCGTGCCGTGGCAGAAGCAGCATCCGAAGGCAGTGGCCGCCAAAGGCACCGCTCCGTGCTTCGAGAAGTGCCACGAGAACAAGCAGTTCTGCGTGGACTGCCACACCAAGCTGAAGGCGCTTCCGGCGTCGCACAAGGCGTCTGACTGGACGCGCAACCTGGCGCTCGGCAAGTCGGCGAAGCACTCTGCGGCCTACAAGGCGCAGCCTGACAGCTGCGAGTACTGCCATGGAACCGGCGGCACGGAGTCTACCTTCTGTAGGAACTGCCACAAGCTGCCGATGCCGCACCCGGCCAACTTCAAGGACACCCACAAGGCCGACTTCCAGGCGAAGAAGCTCACGAAGCCGGTGTGCACGAACTGCCACAGCCAGTACTTCTGCGACAACTGCCACCACAAGGGCGCTGTTGCGAACCAGGCGTGGCGGACGTACCACCCGAACATCGTCAAGAAGAACGGCGCAGAGCCGTGCTTCGAGTGCCACAAGCCGACGTACTGCTCGTACTGCCACGTGAGGTTGATCCACTAG